Proteins co-encoded in one Malus domestica chromosome 09, GDT2T_hap1 genomic window:
- the LOC139187919 gene encoding uncharacterized protein, translated as MGGVGVVIRDHNGNFLAGLSASVDHATSPLQVEFLAARRAILFVLELFPNERPFCFERDSAIALAAMQRWGVDTSNMGPLINVINHFLGSFHQTMLLHVRRDANQVVDKLTRAELGCVAEMLWCGYPPILVQDALSEDVS; from the coding sequence ATGGGTGGTGTTGGAGTCGTCATTCGGGATCACAACGGAAATTTTTTAGCTGGGCTCTCAGCTTCTGTTGATCACGCTACATCTCCTCTTCAGGTGGAATTCTTAGCAGCTAGAAGGGCTATATTGTTCGTGTTGGAACTATTTCCAAATGAGAGGCCTTTTTGTTTTGAAAGAGATTCTGCAATAGCTTTGGCAGCTATGCAACGTTGGGGTGTAGATACATCAAACATGGGGCCTTTAATTAATGTCATCAATCATTTTCTAGGTTCCTTTCATCAGACAATGTTATTGCATGTTCGTCGGGATGCAAATCAGGTAGTGGATAAACTCACGCGTGCTGAACTTGGATGTGTGGCTGAGATGCTTTGGTGTGGATACCCACCAATTTTAGTCCAAGATGCTTTAAGTGAGGATGTTTCTTAA